The Candidatus Hydrogenedentota bacterium genome includes a window with the following:
- a CDS encoding flippase-like domain-containing protein, with product MRRQAQLVVGLAVSAVLLWWLFKDTNWAEVGRVVRNADLLWLAAAVGLVLASFFVRIFRWRALVAVDPAPSFMKLFNATQIGFFANFVLPARLGEVIRAVVLSRGTGIPVSKSLAFVAVDRITDLVGLAGTLVFTVAFFHPTEAIYLPEEMRGLYAGPISAVLIRRACLGAAAAIVVGLTGAFVLAASRGLAARVLQRTVGPFSPALAARLTALADHFTSGMAVVRSPWRMARACGISLVLWAVFALTNWCAFMALRLEVPWYAPFVTLSLLAVFISLPGPPGFIGPYHVAIAGSLLLVNPAMNVDEARAMAIMAHLLNMFPVVVVGVWCLSAENVSLAQVKETGESLADADDAPEEPSPPE from the coding sequence ATGAGACGGCAGGCGCAGCTCGTGGTCGGACTCGCGGTGAGCGCGGTGCTGCTGTGGTGGCTGTTCAAGGACACCAACTGGGCCGAGGTGGGCCGGGTCGTGCGCAACGCCGACCTGCTGTGGCTCGCCGCCGCGGTCGGGCTGGTCCTGGCCTCGTTTTTCGTGCGCATCTTCCGGTGGCGGGCGCTGGTGGCGGTGGACCCGGCCCCCTCGTTCATGAAGCTCTTCAACGCGACGCAGATCGGCTTCTTCGCCAATTTCGTGCTGCCCGCGCGGCTGGGCGAGGTGATCCGCGCCGTGGTCCTTTCCCGGGGCACGGGGATTCCGGTGTCGAAGTCACTGGCCTTTGTGGCCGTGGACCGGATCACCGACCTGGTCGGCCTGGCGGGCACCCTGGTGTTCACCGTGGCCTTCTTCCATCCCACCGAGGCGATCTACCTGCCGGAGGAGATGCGCGGCCTGTATGCCGGCCCCATCTCCGCCGTTCTGATCCGCCGGGCCTGCCTCGGCGCGGCGGCGGCCATTGTGGTCGGGTTAACGGGGGCCTTCGTGCTGGCCGCCTCCCGCGGTCTGGCCGCGAGGGTGCTCCAGCGGACGGTGGGGCCCTTTTCCCCCGCCCTGGCCGCCCGGCTCACCGCGCTGGCCGACCATTTCACGTCGGGCATGGCCGTGGTGCGGTCGCCCTGGCGGATGGCCCGCGCCTGTGGAATCAGCCTGGTCCTCTGGGCGGTCTTCGCCCTGACCAACTGGTGCGCCTTCATGGCCCTGCGCCTGGAGGTGCCCTGGTACGCCCCCTTTGTGACCCTTTCCCTGCTGGCCGTTTTCATCAGCCTGCCGGGGCCCCCGGGCTTTATCGGCCCCTATCATGTCGCCATCGCGGGCAGCCTGCTGCTGGTGAACCCCGCGATGAACGTGGACGAGGCCCGCGCCATGGCGATCATGGCCCACCTGCTCAACATGTTTCCCGTGGTGGTGGTCGGGGTGTGGTGCCTGTCGGCGGAGAATGTCAGCCTCGCGCAGGTGAAGGAGACCGGGGAGAGCCTCGCGGACGCGGACGATGCCCCGGAGGAGCCCTCCCCGCCGGAATGA